A genomic window from Calonectris borealis chromosome 26, bCalBor7.hap1.2, whole genome shotgun sequence includes:
- the RAB29 gene encoding ras-related protein Rab-7L1 isoform X1 yields the protein MTRLYYREASACVIMFDVTNISTFSNSQKWKQDLDSKLMLPDGNPVPCLLLANKCDLSPWAVTRDEVDRFSKENGFSGWVETSVKENKNINESMRVLIEKMMSSSTGDGSSSAAGSGDYINIKETTPPGWACC from the exons ATGACCCGGCTGTACTACAGGGAGGCGTCAGCCTGCGTTATCATGTTTGACGTCACCAACATCAGCACGTTCAGCAACAGCCAGAAGTGGAAGCAGGATTTGGACAGCAAGCTCATGCTGCCAGATGGGAACCCCGTgccgtgcctgctgctggctaaCAAA TGCGACCTTTCCCCATGGGCAGTGACAAGAGACGAAGTGGATCGGTTCAGcaaagaaaatggcttttctggTTGGGTGGAGACGTCTGTCAAGGAAAACAAGAATATTAACGAGTCCATGAG AGTCCTGATTGAAAAGATGATGTCCTCATCCACTGGTGATGGAAGTTCCTCTGCTGCCGGGAGTGGGGATTATATTAACATAAAAGAGACAACCCCGCCAGGCTGGGCTTGCTGTTAG
- the RAB29 gene encoding ras-related protein Rab-7L1 isoform X2, whose translation MGQRDRMFKVLVVGDATVGKTSLVQRYANDSFNRHYKSTVGVDFALKVVQWSESETVRLQLWDIAGQERFTSMTRLYYREASACVIMFDVTNISTFSNSQKWKQDLDSKLMLPDGNPVPCLLLANKCDLSPWAVTRDEVDRFSKENGFSGWVETSVKENKNINESMRVLIEKMMSSSTGDGSSSAAGSGDYINIKETTPPGWACC comes from the exons atgGGGCAGCGCGATCGCATGTTCAAGGTGCTGGTGGTGGGGGACGCCACGGTGGGGAAGACGTCGCTGGTGCAGCGCTACGCCAACGACAGCTTCAACCGGCACTACAAGTCCACGGTGGGAG TGGATTTTGCTCTGAAGGTGGTCCAGTGGTCGGAATCGGAGACAGTGCGACTTCAGCTCTGGGACATTGCAG GGCAGGAGCGCTTCACCTCCATGACCCGGCTGTACTACAGGGAGGCGTCAGCCTGCGTTATCATGTTTGACGTCACCAACATCAGCACGTTCAGCAACAGCCAGAAGTGGAAGCAGGATTTGGACAGCAAGCTCATGCTGCCAGATGGGAACCCCGTgccgtgcctgctgctggctaaCAAA TGCGACCTTTCCCCATGGGCAGTGACAAGAGACGAAGTGGATCGGTTCAGcaaagaaaatggcttttctggTTGGGTGGAGACGTCTGTCAAGGAAAACAAGAATATTAACGAGTCCATGAG AGTCCTGATTGAAAAGATGATGTCCTCATCCACTGGTGATGGAAGTTCCTCTGCTGCCGGGAGTGGGGATTATATTAACATAAAAGAGACAACCCCGCCAGGCTGGGCTTGCTGTTAG